GAATCTCCAGTGCGGTGATGAAGTCACCTGCGCCGTCGCTGACGTACACCTTGCGATAGGTGGGGCTGAAGACGATGGCAAAGGGATTGCTGCCGATGCCGGCGCGCGAGCCGAAAGCAGTGATCTTCCGACCGAGATCCGGCTCGAAGACGCTCACCTGCCGGTCTGCACTCACCCACACGGTGTGATCCCAGCGAGAACCCACCTTTGGGAACACGCTGATGTAGCCCCCGTTTCGGCCCGCGTCACCGATGTCGACGGTACGCAACTCGAAGAGCTCCGGCATGGGAGTGTAAACGGTCAGCAGGTTGGGTTGGTTCACCGATCCACCCGGCGCGCTATGCGTGAGGTAGAGGTAGAAATATTCGGCTGAACCCTCAAAGAAGGAGTTGAACGCGAGCACGTAGGGGCTGCCCGCTAGATCGCGTGCGGAATACTTGGGCAGCGTTCGTAGCTCAGGACGGATGGACAACGAGGTCACCTCGAAGGAATCGCGATTGGAGACGTAGGCCGCGCCCACGTTCTGCGCCACCGCTAACCCGTAGGCGCCGTAACCGGTCACGACCAGTTCACCCAGATTGCAGCGGACATTCGCAGGCGAGGTGGAATATGACGACCCGCAGTGCAACGTGACCAAGCCGCTGCCTTCCGTCATCTTGTGCAGCACGACATATACGAGGCCGTCCTTACTGGACATGAAGGTCGGCTCCCCACCGACGCTGGCCAGCCGCACTTCTGCGACCTCTTCAAGCAGGTTGGGGTCGATCACCGACACCGAATCCGAGCCGAAATTCGCCACGTAGACGAATCTGCCGTCATAGTGGAGGTTAAAGGGTTGCTGGCCCACCGGGATTTCAGCGATCACCCGCAACGTCTTCTCGTCGATTACATGCACGGCATTGCTATCACGGCCGGCGACGAACAGGCGGCCTCGCTCCGGGTCGAGCGCCAGGCCGCTGGGATGGATGCCCGGAAGGGAAATGATGTTTTCCGGCGTGGGGGTGACGAACCTGGTCGGCGTCGGCGTTGGCGTATGGGTGGCCGTTGGCGTGCGGGTCGGCGTTGGGGTTGGAGGTTCCAGAGTCGGTGGCAACTGGCGTATGTTTCGATTGCAGTTCACATAACGGTTACCAGCGCTCACCCAGCCACGCAGATTCCTGTCCGGCACGCTCACGTAGATCCAGCTTGCATCGGGATTTCGATAGAGTGGAATCAACTCAGTCTCTTGCCGCAGTGTCGTTATTGGCGGTGCGAAGACTTTACCGGGGCCTCGGCGCAGGTTTAGTCGCAGGGAAACCACCGTGCAAAATGGCGTTGGGGTGGGCGTATGCGTGGGCAAGGGAGCCGCGCCCACGGGGTCGACGCCGTCAAACTCGCGACCCACCCACAGTGCGGGAGCGCCGTCAGCCTGCAGCGCCTCGATCAACCCGGGTGCGCTGTCGAGTGGCACGGCCTCGAATTCGGGCTGTAAGCCCGCGTCAGCGAGGGACCCGCTAATCCATTTGGCGACCTCGAAGAGTTCGCCATCTTTCTCGTCAACCAGCACTGCGATGTCGAAGCCATCGGCAATACCGGCGCCTTCAAGCAGATCAGAGACGAAATCTGGATCGAACTCGAGTTGATCGGTGGTGACGTCTTCCTCGCGGAACTGCAACGTGACAAAAGGTGCGGCATCGGGGAACATCTCCTCCAGGATGCCATCCCAATCCACCGCGTGGGCGACCGCCTGTGCGACCTGAGGGTCTTCCAGGAGGCCGCCTGCGCCGCGAACCACGAACGCCTGCTCCCGTTCGATTTCATCCGGCTGTGGGAAAGGCACATTGTCCTGATCAGCCCGGCTCACAGTGCGGTCCAGCCATATCCCGAGGCCCAATTCCTCGACCAGGGGATAGACATCGACCAGGGGAAGGGGCACGCGCGGGGGAAGGCCAGAGATGTCCATGAGTTCATCGTCTGGCGCCGTGAACAGCAGCTCTTGATCGTGGACGGTGATGGGGCGGGGGGTGGTCTCGCGGGTGTCGAATTCTGTCACCGGCCATACGTCTGCTTCGCCCTCGGCCACGACAACCACCGTGAGTTTTTCATCGGGAAGGTAGGTTAGTACCACCCAGGTGCTCTCCAACACCACGTCGGCGCTCGGTGTCTGCAAGACGACCTGGCTGCCGCAAGTGTTGTTGTAGACCCCTGTTCCGGCCAGGGAGCAGGTCACATTGCCTCCGGAATAGCTGGACTTGGGGCAAGCCGCCTTGACCAACTGGCTATCCTGGAACAGGTAGATTCGCAGGCAATCGTTGATATCCAGCCAGGCCTCGCCATCCTGATCCGTTGTAACCTTGCCGCCGGCAGCCAAGTCGTGCCAGTTGCTATCCCGCAGCCGCGGCAAGGGGCTGACATTGCCCGGACCCATCCATACGATGGGCAGTTCCCGGCGTATCTGGGAATCGGTCAGCACCTTAGCGGTGTCAATTGTTGGTGTTGGGGTTTGAATGCCCGGCGTCGTAGGCGTTGCAGGTCCCACACAGGCGAAGATGGTAATGAGCATAGGGACGAGGATAAGGAGTATGTGGCGTCTGTTAAGTGGTTTATCCATGATTGGGTCGTCTCCCTTCTCGATTGCATCGACAGAAAGTGATATTTGGACATGCCAATATGGGCAGGAACACAAGTATCGATAATGATGCAAACAGGCCAGTTTCTATCAGGATAGCATATCGGTGTCCACAAAATGCCTACAAAGCCAGGTTATGGTCAAGTGTAAGCCAGAAAAGCCAGATGCGTTTCTGCTTCCATGCCGCGCACTGTGCTCTCCGGCATAACCACAGTAGCTTCAGCGCTAATCTGTATTGACCTGTCCCCCGCCGCCGATCGTAGCTCCTATGATGTCGGCTGCAACGCTGTTGCCGCTATGGCCGCCAATGAGGTTAGGGCTGTCCACATCGGGTTCCAGGCGCAATACACGTTGGTTATTCACGCACAGTTCTAACGCCTGGTTGTCCGAAGTGCCCAGGAAATGGGTTCCGGACGTCGTGCCGGTGTTGCCGGTCAGCGACCAGGCGTTAACCATCAGATAGCTGTTATTTTCAAAGCAGCAGACAGAATGACTGCCTGCGCTACAGTTTCAAGGCTTTCACTGGTCTTTCTCCTGCTTCAAAACTGGGCGGCCACTTGGGTCTAAAGTGATTCCTGATAGAAACCAGGAGTTTGTAAGCAGTCATCCATGCTGCGCGAGTATCTCATAACCCCTGGTTTCAAAGTGGCATTGCTCTCGTGTTGGCATCCGAACAGCCCCCCCCCGGCCCCCCAGAGGGGGGTGATGTGACCGGAGTTCCCCCCTTTGTTGGGTTAGGGGGGCCGAACAAGCCGTTCCCATCCAACCCTTGGTTTCAAAGTGACATCGCTTTAGTACTACAACGAGACTTTGCCATAGATGATCAAATCTGCCTTGCCTCCTGTGGAGGCAAGGCAGAAACAGCAATGCGGCGTACCAGGGGACTTGGCGTTCAAGACCAAACCGCAATTGGGTTTGAAGATGATCAAACAAGTCCATGAGGCAGGCACATTACGTTTTCGCTGGTTAACGTGTGATGAAGCCTTCGGGCGGGACAGCAAGTTCCTTGACCGTGTGGGCGAAAGCGTCTACTACTTCGCCGAGGTGCCTCACGACACTCGGGAATGGCAAGTCCGACCGGAAACAACTGTTCCGAAATGGAAAGGGAAAGGTCGCAAACCTACCAGAGAACGGGTGCAAGAGGGCGAACCCGATGCGCAAACCGTTGTCGACATCGCCAACGCCTTGCCAACGACTGCCTGGTCTCGCCACACGGTCAAGGAGGGATCCAAAGGCCCCATTGAGGCTGTGATTTCGCCCGTCTGCGCATCGTGGCTGTTCGCAACGGCCTGCCCGGCCCTGATCTCTGGCTGGTTTTCCGCCGCCAGATCGATACCGGCGAGTTGAA
The window above is part of the Chloroflexota bacterium genome. Proteins encoded here:
- a CDS encoding transposase — translated: MIKSALPPVEARQKQQCGVPGDLAFKTKPQLGLKMIKQVHEAGTLRFRWLTCDEAFGRDSKFLDRVGESVYYFAEVPHDTREWQVRPETTVPKWKGKGRKPTRERVQEGEPDAQTVVDIANALPTTAWSRHTVKEGSKGPIEAVISPVCASWLFATACPALISGWFSAARSIPAS